The following proteins are co-located in the Microcebus murinus isolate Inina chromosome 21, M.murinus_Inina_mat1.0, whole genome shotgun sequence genome:
- the LOC105862479 gene encoding large ribosomal subunit protein eL34-like — protein MVQHLTYRRRLSYNTASNKTRLSRTPGNRIVYLYTKNVGKAPKSACGVCPGRLRGIRAVRPKVLMRLSKTKKHVSRAYGGSMCAKCVRDRIKRAFLIEEQKIVVKVLKAQAQSQKAK, from the coding sequence ATGGTCCAACATTTGACATATCGCCGTAGGCTTTCCTACAACACAGCCTCTAACAAAACTAGGCTGTCCCGAACCCCTGGTAATAGAATTGTTTACCTTTATACCAAGAACGTTGGGAAAGCACCAAAATCTGCATGTGGTGTGTGCCCAGGTAGACTTCGAGGGATTCGTGCTGTGAGACCTAAAGTTCTTATGAGgttgtctaaaacaaaaaaacatgtcaGTAGGGCCTATGGTGGTTCCATGTGTGCTAAATGTGTTCGTGACAGGATCAAGCGTGCTTTCCTTATCGAGGAGCAGAAAATCGTTGTGAAGGTGTTGAAGGCACAAGCACAGAGCCAGAaagctaaataa